In Parasteatoda tepidariorum isolate YZ-2023 chromosome 2, CAS_Ptep_4.0, whole genome shotgun sequence, one DNA window encodes the following:
- the LOC107445308 gene encoding uncharacterized protein isoform X1, with amino-acid sequence MALFYLISLYGAFQIAFGGEPIVNCPAPRSPDHGQTFLYQDGRVVKYVCEPGYVLYGKEFVRCVDGKWEDEITTCLKIDENGDLEEPSDEMLQMTPPLPPPRPLFSWGNEEEIDEKEQNSTSDDEMPMSDEARLRMVMYPRRRARIVTTRVRPARINSASELEDEEKKRSNSKKETSATTIHLEGPPSSIFVRRTLIPGKVASQEQSLNQQYRTATVRMTVEEKEDPEHVQVVALPRAAVAQNDKGEDQLRQMYWWAAQNYHQNYQNYPRQASLVEYRSGSPVAMTLSESQIAWINSLHPDLRDQYLRDLYVVRAEEAVEGARAQAFLRRYEDAYLYPYLIRQPVSVVRDPVSVYDYSCNQAGSQFVTAPKLPNAHIARYDRRQNPNTPRNHYLSAVYRCNPGFVMIDPRFTELHCSRRSWVGTEPICIPRS; translated from the exons atggctcTTTTCTATTTGATTTCGTTATACGGAGCTTTTCAAATTG CTTTTGGAGGTGAGCCCATAGTCAACTGCCCAGCACCCCGGTCACCTGATCATGGTCAAACTTTTCTGTATCAAGATGGAAGGGTGGTGAAGTATGTTTGTGAACCCGGCTATGTACTTTATGGTAAAGAATTCGTACGCTGCGTTGATGGTAAATGGGAAGATGAGATCACCACGTGCTTGAAAATAGACG aaaatggtgACCTGGAAGAACCATCAGACGAAATGCTTCAAATGACTCCTCCCCTTCCACCTCCCAGACCATTGTTCAGCTGGGGTAATGAAGAAGAAATCgatgaaaaagaacaaaattcgACGTCTGATGACGAAATGCCCATGAGTGACGAAGCTCGTCTAAGAATGGTAATGTATCCTAGACGTCGTGCTCGAATTGTCACAACGCGTGTACGTCCCGCAAGAATTAACAGTGCATCGGAATTGGAAGATGAAGAGAAGAAAAGATCTAATTCAAAGAAGGAAA CTTCGGCAACAACAATACATCTAGAAGGACCACCTTCATCAATCTTTGTCAGGAGAACTCTAATTCCAGGAAAAGTGGCCAGCCAAGAGCAATCTCTCAACCAACAATACAGAACAGCTACAGTACGCATGACagttgaagaaaaagaagatcCTGAACATGTACAAGTTGTTGCCTTGCCAAGAGCTGCTGTTGCTCAG AATGATAAGGGAGAAGACCAGTTGAGGCAAATGTACTGGTGGGCTGCTCAAAACTACCACCAAAACTATCAAAACTATCCCAGACAAGCCTCCCTGGTGGAATACAGAAGTGGAAGTCCTGTAGCAATGACACTCAGTGAATCTCAAATAGCTTGGATCAACAGCTTGCACCCAGATTTAAGGGATCAGTACTTGAGGGATTTGTATGTTGTGAGGGCTGAAGAGGCAGTTGAGGGAGCAAGAGCACAAGCATTTTTGAGAAGATACGAAGATGCTTATCTGTACCCATACTTGATCAGGCAACCTGTTTCTG tCGTACGAGATCCAGTTTCAGTTTATGATTATTCCTGCAATCAAGCTGGATCCCAATTTGTAACAGCTCCCAAACTTCCCAATGCTCACATAGCTCGTTATGACAGAAGACAAAATCCTAATACACCACGAAATCACTATTTGAGTGCCGTATATAGATGCAACCCTGGCTTCGTCATGATCGATCCTAGGTTCACTGAGCTACACTGTAGCAGAAGAAGTTGGGTCGGCACTGAGCCCATATGTATTCCAAGATCCTGA
- the LOC107445308 gene encoding uncharacterized protein isoform X2, which yields MIQGKNIVIAFGGEPIVNCPAPRSPDHGQTFLYQDGRVVKYVCEPGYVLYGKEFVRCVDGKWEDEITTCLKIDENGDLEEPSDEMLQMTPPLPPPRPLFSWGNEEEIDEKEQNSTSDDEMPMSDEARLRMVMYPRRRARIVTTRVRPARINSASELEDEEKKRSNSKKETSATTIHLEGPPSSIFVRRTLIPGKVASQEQSLNQQYRTATVRMTVEEKEDPEHVQVVALPRAAVAQNDKGEDQLRQMYWWAAQNYHQNYQNYPRQASLVEYRSGSPVAMTLSESQIAWINSLHPDLRDQYLRDLYVVRAEEAVEGARAQAFLRRYEDAYLYPYLIRQPVSVVRDPVSVYDYSCNQAGSQFVTAPKLPNAHIARYDRRQNPNTPRNHYLSAVYRCNPGFVMIDPRFTELHCSRRSWVGTEPICIPRS from the exons ATGATTCAAGGCAAGAATATTGTGatag CTTTTGGAGGTGAGCCCATAGTCAACTGCCCAGCACCCCGGTCACCTGATCATGGTCAAACTTTTCTGTATCAAGATGGAAGGGTGGTGAAGTATGTTTGTGAACCCGGCTATGTACTTTATGGTAAAGAATTCGTACGCTGCGTTGATGGTAAATGGGAAGATGAGATCACCACGTGCTTGAAAATAGACG aaaatggtgACCTGGAAGAACCATCAGACGAAATGCTTCAAATGACTCCTCCCCTTCCACCTCCCAGACCATTGTTCAGCTGGGGTAATGAAGAAGAAATCgatgaaaaagaacaaaattcgACGTCTGATGACGAAATGCCCATGAGTGACGAAGCTCGTCTAAGAATGGTAATGTATCCTAGACGTCGTGCTCGAATTGTCACAACGCGTGTACGTCCCGCAAGAATTAACAGTGCATCGGAATTGGAAGATGAAGAGAAGAAAAGATCTAATTCAAAGAAGGAAA CTTCGGCAACAACAATACATCTAGAAGGACCACCTTCATCAATCTTTGTCAGGAGAACTCTAATTCCAGGAAAAGTGGCCAGCCAAGAGCAATCTCTCAACCAACAATACAGAACAGCTACAGTACGCATGACagttgaagaaaaagaagatcCTGAACATGTACAAGTTGTTGCCTTGCCAAGAGCTGCTGTTGCTCAG AATGATAAGGGAGAAGACCAGTTGAGGCAAATGTACTGGTGGGCTGCTCAAAACTACCACCAAAACTATCAAAACTATCCCAGACAAGCCTCCCTGGTGGAATACAGAAGTGGAAGTCCTGTAGCAATGACACTCAGTGAATCTCAAATAGCTTGGATCAACAGCTTGCACCCAGATTTAAGGGATCAGTACTTGAGGGATTTGTATGTTGTGAGGGCTGAAGAGGCAGTTGAGGGAGCAAGAGCACAAGCATTTTTGAGAAGATACGAAGATGCTTATCTGTACCCATACTTGATCAGGCAACCTGTTTCTG tCGTACGAGATCCAGTTTCAGTTTATGATTATTCCTGCAATCAAGCTGGATCCCAATTTGTAACAGCTCCCAAACTTCCCAATGCTCACATAGCTCGTTATGACAGAAGACAAAATCCTAATACACCACGAAATCACTATTTGAGTGCCGTATATAGATGCAACCCTGGCTTCGTCATGATCGATCCTAGGTTCACTGAGCTACACTGTAGCAGAAGAAGTTGGGTCGGCACTGAGCCCATATGTATTCCAAGATCCTGA